From one Mesomycoplasma ovipneumoniae genomic stretch:
- a CDS encoding ABC transporter ATP-binding protein, with protein MSNWVLDVKNLTKIYPKSEKGAKNVTFKVKKNTIHAFIGENGAGKTTVIKCIVDAYQNFTGTILINNFSNKLPEAKKFIGYVPENSIFPPELNSYEFLYEFGLMSKMNSKLVKQKIDYYLKLLKIEDLAKLKPFNFSSGQKRKIMLVQSLIHDPELIIFDEPFSNLDPSARSEFLAIIRILHKQGKTIFLSSHNLQEIDSLIDSLTLINKGQIYYCGQKTENLQKMYQKYILNTGATK; from the coding sequence ATGTCAAATTGAGTTTTGGATGTTAAAAATTTAACAAAAATCTACCCTAAATCCGAAAAAGGTGCAAAAAATGTCACTTTTAAGGTTAAAAAAAACACAATTCATGCCTTTATTGGCGAAAACGGAGCGGGAAAAACAACTGTTATTAAGTGTATTGTCGATGCATACCAAAATTTTACAGGAACAATTCTTATTAATAATTTTTCAAATAAACTGCCAGAAGCAAAAAAATTTATTGGTTATGTTCCCGAAAATTCAATTTTTCCGCCGGAACTAAATTCATACGAATTTTTGTATGAATTTGGACTAATGTCGAAAATGAACTCTAAGTTAGTAAAGCAAAAAATTGATTATTATTTAAAACTCTTAAAAATTGAAGATTTAGCAAAATTAAAACCATTTAACTTTTCTTCTGGTCAAAAAAGAAAAATTATGCTTGTTCAGTCTTTAATTCATGATCCAGAACTAATAATATTTGACGAGCCTTTTTCAAACTTAGACCCTTCAGCGCGAAGTGAATTTTTAGCAATTATTAGAATTTTGCACAAACAAGGAAAAACAATTTTCCTTTCAAGTCATAATTTGCAAGAAATTGATTCTTTAATTGATAGTTTAACACTAATAAATAAGGGACAAATTTACTACTGTGGTCAAAAAACAGAAAATTTACAAAAAATGTACCAAAAATATATACTAAACACGGGGGCTACTAAATAA
- a CDS encoding lactate dehydrogenase, whose product MIIGLIGVTNTSINLIYNLILAKTDVDFLLIDENFIKTNQIIKELNLIIKQGGYKNKVFMENYDSLEKANILIIDPAQNLVPGMSLVDLALENSEKIYKIGYLVRHSNFNGIAFVLGYNNSILCKIFSFASGLIGKKVFGIGPNLENMHANLFVNDLNLNIAKDNEFLVLGDHGHSFLLDSNIEKNDTTIDKISKIDDYVVQTNNETLENLIRKTPHSRVLGLILSKILLDILNRRQNFHLLNCWVESFYNIRDDFFSLPVKIDIFGQVKTKDIKLTQADREKLVKFIWEKNKLLDLTNKFLSQ is encoded by the coding sequence ATGATTATAGGACTTATCGGAGTAACAAACACTAGCATAAATTTAATTTATAACTTGATTTTGGCAAAAACAGATGTTGATTTTTTACTAATTGACGAAAATTTTATAAAAACAAATCAAATTATTAAGGAATTAAATCTAATAATAAAACAGGGCGGATACAAAAATAAAGTATTTATGGAAAATTATGACTCTTTAGAAAAAGCAAATATTTTGATAATTGATCCAGCCCAAAATTTAGTTCCTGGAATGAGTCTAGTTGATCTTGCGCTTGAAAATTCAGAAAAAATTTATAAAATTGGTTATTTAGTTCGACACTCTAATTTTAACGGAATTGCTTTTGTTTTAGGTTATAACAATTCAATTTTATGTAAAATTTTTAGTTTTGCTAGCGGACTTATTGGCAAAAAAGTATTTGGAATTGGACCTAATTTAGAAAACATGCATGCAAATTTATTTGTTAATGATTTAAATTTAAACATTGCAAAAGATAATGAATTTTTAGTATTAGGTGACCATGGTCATTCATTTTTGCTTGACTCAAATATTGAAAAAAATGATACTACCATCGATAAAATCAGCAAAATTGATGATTATGTGGTCCAAACAAACAATGAAACACTCGAAAATTTAATTAGAAAGACGCCACACAGTCGAGTTTTAGGACTAATTTTGTCCAAAATCTTGCTTGATATTTTAAATCGAAGACAAAATTTTCACCTTTTAAATTGCTGAGTTGAGTCTTTTTATAATATTAGGGATGATTTTTTTTCTCTGCCTGTAAAAATTGATATTTTTGGACAAGTTAAAACAAAAGATATCAAATTAACTCAAGCAGATCGCGAAAAATTAGTTAAATTTATTTGGGAAAAAAATAAACTTTTAGACTTAACTAATAAATTCTTGAGTCAATAA
- a CDS encoding aromatic motif membrane protein, with protein MLKKKLLFLATLPTSFLFISCSGIYNFYESQPKPENKSLLTNLKFQEFVNSVFSNNELQKDDYISNQINLNLPKLTSELKYSLIFSRPYFRFFKDQYTETRQNSQFTIHSYLSKNWLFLLENIDKLSFIFNPYTGRFVKNANEEKINLLKDTKIKISNKNFDFIKIDREADQFDKNSVYYLIFDKNKFIRFTVFETNNELKTKLDYNMFVLEDQIADNFSFANAIENWVKSEEQKYFKDKLETARENLTDDFKEKKSELEDKIARFKSSSGQSSFDSEDEEDEDGENFCSPDNLQFCTPEQKAFLEKTNRGRGFTRNVRVTNFQDEPGDQNQDPNLELAELEEKYKNDLANLDNTVKNQLFNEKNDLTSSNFFSNITTDISTFNSPYKFHKYSLYSIDLEKGSDISTKPEEPSKKNSTFMDNYSKFIDEKLDIKIKNETAEEFNNRRVFEFIFQTIWPNNENKKVQFFNTYYAKENIEKLEAQWKKIQEKLNNTDGSEFESAIEEYKNFVDTNWLFILERLDKLRLDFYKWYSFPDQFNEDGSIKVAHSDEFKKLVKDQEDLTEPFYYANKYLESISEGDTSRFVSNYKDLYILKQNTLINLRVDNSGSEPKVSLNPFVYHFPKTKNKISAKVLTEIFHQALYHASQEAYHDFENDFVKKFRYNLPAQMFFKEKDEKK; from the coding sequence ATGTTGAAGAAAAAATTACTATTTTTAGCTACATTGCCAACCTCTTTTTTGTTTATTTCTTGCAGCGGAATTTATAATTTTTATGAATCTCAACCAAAACCCGAGAATAAATCATTGCTTACAAATCTTAAATTCCAAGAATTTGTTAATTCAGTTTTTTCTAATAACGAACTTCAAAAAGATGACTATATTTCCAATCAAATTAATCTAAATTTGCCAAAATTAACTAGCGAATTAAAATATTCTCTTATTTTTTCAAGACCATATTTTAGATTTTTCAAAGATCAATACACCGAAACACGCCAAAATTCGCAATTTACAATTCATTCATATTTATCAAAAAATTGACTATTTTTACTTGAAAATATTGACAAATTATCTTTTATTTTCAACCCTTATACCGGAAGATTTGTAAAAAATGCTAATGAAGAAAAAATAAATTTACTAAAAGATACCAAAATCAAAATTTCAAATAAGAATTTCGATTTTATTAAAATTGATAGAGAAGCTGATCAATTTGATAAAAATAGCGTTTATTATTTGATTTTTGACAAAAATAAATTTATTAGATTTACTGTTTTTGAAACTAATAATGAATTAAAAACAAAACTTGACTATAATATGTTTGTGCTTGAAGATCAAATTGCCGATAATTTTTCTTTTGCAAATGCAATTGAAAATTGAGTAAAATCTGAAGAACAAAAGTATTTTAAGGATAAGCTCGAAACCGCACGAGAAAATCTAACCGATGATTTTAAAGAAAAAAAGTCCGAATTAGAAGACAAAATCGCCAGATTTAAAAGCTCAAGCGGACAATCAAGTTTTGATTCTGAAGATGAAGAGGACGAAGATGGAGAGAATTTTTGTAGCCCTGATAATTTACAATTTTGTACACCTGAGCAAAAAGCTTTCCTAGAAAAAACAAATCGTGGTAGAGGATTTACCCGAAACGTTCGTGTCACAAATTTTCAAGACGAACCTGGGGATCAAAATCAAGATCCTAATTTAGAACTTGCTGAACTTGAAGAAAAGTATAAAAATGATCTTGCAAATCTTGACAACACTGTAAAAAATCAACTATTTAATGAAAAAAATGATCTAACTAGCTCTAATTTTTTCTCAAATATTACTACTGATATTTCTACATTTAATTCCCCTTATAAATTTCACAAATATAGTTTATATTCAATAGATTTGGAAAAAGGTAGCGATATTAGCACCAAACCTGAAGAACCGTCAAAGAAAAATTCAACTTTTATGGACAATTATTCTAAATTTATTGATGAAAAATTGGACATTAAAATAAAAAATGAAACAGCTGAAGAATTCAATAATCGCCGTGTTTTTGAGTTTATTTTTCAAACTATTTGACCAAATAATGAAAACAAAAAAGTCCAATTTTTTAATACTTATTATGCAAAAGAAAACATTGAAAAATTAGAGGCTCAATGAAAAAAAATTCAAGAAAAATTAAATAATACTGATGGCTCAGAATTTGAATCCGCAATTGAAGAATATAAAAACTTCGTTGATACAAATTGACTTTTTATTCTTGAAAGACTTGACAAACTTAGACTTGATTTTTATAAATGATACTCATTTCCTGACCAATTTAACGAAGATGGTAGTATAAAAGTTGCTCATAGCGATGAATTTAAAAAACTTGTTAAAGACCAAGAAGATCTTACCGAGCCTTTTTATTATGCAAATAAATATCTTGAGTCAATTTCTGAAGGTGACACATCAAGATTTGTAAGTAATTATAAAGATCTTTATATATTAAAGCAAAACACACTAATAAATTTAAGAGTTGATAATTCAGGCTCTGAGCCAAAAGTAAGTCTAAATCCTTTTGTATATCATTTTCCTAAAACAAAAAATAAAATTTCGGCCAAAGTTCTTACCGAAATTTTCCACCAAGCACTTTATCATGCCTCTCAAGAAGCTTATCATGATTTTGAAAATGACTTTGTAAAAAAATTCCGTTATAATTTGCCTGCGCAAATGTTTTTTAAGGAAAAAGATGAAAAAAAATAA
- a CDS encoding ABC transporter permease — translation MLSLITKFYATETNFSLFSFITLFINLSLTIIISSYMFLSIFKDLATQSLDIITFTKPYSRHYFIATKILFLTFFGLIWSVFIDFLLIGFYLINYSFFDQVNTPLLFGFLSPFFSFTIFGGITVIVSHKFSSKSSLAIAIFSFAPFILIGSTTAFNSTSSINRFAEILNLEHNGYDSKTIADVEKFYLNDKQDRFFIIPKQVDNPNFTDRQINYIQQAWNDSSAAAQIWQVASYLLIPYQLINIFEPKDRDAIENAAGNQDSFLKNYIYANNLESKEKNYLLSTVPSLQRYKLSNNQEVILVPGALKNDSHFEDLENREIIYANEDASNFDKMLPQDAQTFGLTSDLVGKLKWNLIKQVVSSEVFSKYARTFFEGFTEENTQKDILEKISAAISTDKELLDLVDEQSVVLAKNPDITQIENQVQKKIYLATSLIYWLYFNKQNSFVLNSLLKNDKNTFDPAPFFVKIDQQNYQIGGFSSFSAEQRLVDNKVIKRFNLAKSNNYLFQPVLQIMEIKSNHHVVIKNFYPLIWAFISIVLVYFIFRIYTRKDYK, via the coding sequence ATGTTGTCCTTAATTACAAAATTTTACGCAACTGAAACAAATTTTAGTCTTTTTTCATTTATTACCCTTTTTATAAATCTTTCATTAACAATAATTATATCATCCTATATGTTTTTATCTATTTTTAAAGATTTAGCAACTCAAAGTCTTGATATAATTACTTTCACAAAACCATATTCTCGTCACTATTTTATTGCGACAAAAATCTTGTTTTTAACATTTTTTGGACTTATTTGGTCAGTTTTTATTGATTTTTTACTAATAGGATTTTATTTAATTAATTATTCATTTTTTGACCAAGTTAATACACCTTTATTATTTGGTTTTTTATCGCCATTTTTTTCATTTACTATTTTTGGCGGAATTACAGTAATTGTTAGTCACAAATTTAGTTCAAAATCATCGCTTGCTATCGCTATTTTTTCATTTGCGCCTTTTATTTTAATTGGCTCAACAACAGCTTTTAACTCAACCTCAAGTATTAATAGATTTGCCGAAATTCTTAATTTAGAACACAATGGTTATGATTCAAAAACAATTGCTGATGTCGAAAAATTTTACTTAAATGACAAGCAAGATCGCTTTTTTATAATTCCAAAACAAGTTGACAACCCTAATTTTACCGATCGACAAATAAATTACATTCAACAAGCATGAAATGATTCTTCAGCTGCAGCCCAAATCTGGCAAGTAGCTTCTTATTTATTAATTCCTTATCAATTAATTAATATTTTTGAACCAAAAGACCGTGATGCAATCGAAAATGCTGCCGGAAATCAGGATAGTTTTCTTAAAAATTACATTTATGCAAACAATTTAGAATCAAAAGAAAAAAATTACCTTCTCTCAACAGTCCCTAGTCTTCAAAGATATAAACTTTCAAATAACCAAGAAGTAATTTTAGTTCCCGGGGCTCTTAAAAATGATTCGCATTTTGAAGATCTTGAAAATCGAGAAATAATTTATGCTAATGAAGATGCTTCTAATTTTGATAAAATGCTTCCTCAGGACGCCCAAACTTTTGGACTTACATCTGATCTTGTTGGTAAATTAAAGTGAAATTTAATAAAACAAGTTGTTTCATCTGAAGTTTTTAGCAAATACGCACGCACCTTTTTTGAAGGCTTTACAGAAGAAAATACCCAAAAAGATATTCTTGAAAAAATTTCAGCGGCAATTTCAACTGATAAAGAACTTTTAGATTTAGTTGACGAACAAAGTGTTGTTCTTGCAAAAAATCCTGACATAACACAAATTGAAAACCAAGTTCAGAAAAAAATATATTTGGCTACCTCATTGATTTATTGACTTTATTTTAATAAACAAAATAGCTTTGTTCTTAATAGTTTATTAAAAAATGACAAAAATACTTTTGATCCAGCGCCATTTTTTGTCAAAATTGACCAACAAAATTATCAAATCGGCGGATTTTCATCATTTAGTGCCGAACAAAGACTAGTTGACAACAAAGTGATCAAAAGATTTAATTTAGCAAAAAGCAACAATTATTTATTCCAACCAGTTTTACAAATTATGGAAATAAAATCTAATCATCACGTTGTAATTAAAAATTTTTACCCGTTGATTTGAGCATTTATTTCAATAGTTTTAGTTTATTTTATCTTTCGAATTTATACTAGAAAGGATTATAAATAA
- a CDS encoding aromatic motif membrane protein: protein MKKNKKLLFSVNLLTFLSAGFLASCAQPTNQPTNYQAKYEKFAKNDTVQAEKAEPFLENTIINQLLDKIYENADSKEQLINRISTIDSDNYLNDLAFNLSFYNTINNSPSDSIIGGFGSRNSNPVLFEKAKFSVNELFENNWLWLLKNLNSAVFVRGLAKIDQFQQQNDELNIGLRNEALKNSFYQPTSNKFIDIAIVKSPGEIDPKTNIETKNYQVFLLNQDNFIFNITIKKELKNQKMLNLEATLSPWLQIYPKFIGQKTEKFPLQEYARITTNYRSGVAGVSVPLVEKLIFEENLGGNVLYYTLVDSQKKVS, encoded by the coding sequence ATGAAAAAAAATAAAAAATTACTATTTTCTGTTAACTTATTAACATTTTTATCAGCTGGTTTTTTAGCTAGTTGTGCCCAGCCAACTAATCAGCCAACTAATTATCAAGCTAAATACGAAAAATTTGCAAAAAATGATACAGTCCAGGCAGAAAAAGCTGAGCCTTTTTTAGAAAACACTATCATCAATCAGCTTTTAGATAAAATTTATGAAAACGCTGACTCAAAAGAGCAATTAATAAACCGAATTTCAACAATAGATTCAGACAACTATTTGAACGATTTAGCCTTTAATTTAAGTTTTTATAACACAATAAACAACTCACCAAGTGATTCAATAATCGGTGGTTTTGGAAGTCGAAATTCTAACCCTGTTTTGTTTGAAAAAGCGAAATTTAGTGTTAATGAATTGTTTGAAAACAATTGACTTTGGCTTTTAAAAAATTTGAATTCTGCTGTTTTTGTTCGTGGCCTGGCAAAAATTGACCAATTTCAGCAACAAAATGATGAACTAAATATCGGTCTTAGAAATGAAGCTTTAAAAAACAGTTTTTATCAACCTACTTCAAATAAATTTATTGACATTGCAATTGTAAAATCGCCGGGCGAAATTGATCCAAAGACAAATATTGAAACTAAAAATTATCAAGTTTTTCTTTTAAATCAAGATAATTTTATTTTTAATATAACTATTAAAAAAGAACTTAAAAACCAAAAAATGCTTAATTTAGAAGCAACTTTAAGTCCTTGACTTCAAATTTACCCTAAATTTATCGGCCAAAAAACTGAAAAATTCCCACTACAAGAATATGCAAGAATTACTACAAACTATCGAAGCGGCGTTGCAGGAGTTAGCGTTCCTCTTGTTGAAAAGCTAATTTTTGAAGAAAATCTTGGCGGAAATGTTTTATATTATACTCTGGTCGATTCCCAAAAAAAAGTAAGTTAG